The Chthoniobacterales bacterium DNA segment CCAAAGGTCACGAGCTTGAAATCCAGCGAGCCCGCGGCCTGCGGCGGGTGCACGAGAAGATCGTAGGCGATGAGCGTGCCGAGACTGTGGGCGCAGACGACGTCCGGTTTGAAGTCGGCGATATCCTTCTGCAGGGCAGCCCGACATTTCGCGCGAAGCTTCGCATCCTCGGCCCACTGCGTGACCATCCCCGCATACCACTTCACGCGCTCCGAAATGTCGCCGAATCCCCGGCGCCGGTGAAAGGCGTCGCCGATTCCGTAAATGAACCCATTCATGAGCAGCGAGGCCACGCCAGCCACGCTGCCCTGCGGAGTCAGCGGCGTCTCGGCAAAGTAGCGATCGTATTCCGCAAACTTTGCCGTGACGGCGATCGTATTGTCCCACTCACGGAGGCCGTCCTCGATGGCCCGCTTCCACTCCGGCTGCCATTCAGGATGCTCCTCCTGATGCCCGATGCCATGAACGCACAGAATTTTTACGGTGCTCATAGGGAATATTTCCACGGATAGTCACCCCGTCGGACATTTGGCGTCCAGACTGAAAATGGTGGCATTTCCGTGACGTTCGAAATTTCGAGAGCCCGCGCCTCGCCCGGTGCGCTCGCACAGTTGCCTTGCGCGTCAATTCTGTCACGATCGCAGGATGTCGAAAGCTCTCCCAATCCGTCCGCGCATCGCGGCGAAGGCCAAAAATGCCTTCGCGCTTGTCGTGAGCCGGTATAACGGCGAGTTCACATCGGCACTCGAGCGCGAAGCCCGCGCGGAGCTGCTTGCCATCGACCCCGGCGCTACCATCGAGACCTTTGACGCCCCCGGCTCCTTCGAGGTCCCCCTGATCGTGAAGCTCCTTGCCGAGCGCCGCCAGTATCACGCCATCCTCGCCCTCGGGATCATTCTCAAGGGCGAGACGGCTCATGCGGACCTCATCGCCGCATCCATCACCAATTCACTGCAACAGATCGCGCTCAGTCACAACGTGCCCGTCATTCACGAAGTGCTGCTCGTCAACAACGAGGCCCAGGCCCACGCCCGCTGCCTCGAGCCGGAGTTGAACCGCGGCCGGGAAGCCGCCCGCGCCGCGGCCTCCGCCGTCGAGACCGTGCAGGCGATCATCACCACCTAGCTTTTTACCAATCATGGGAGTTCGTCGAGAAGGCCGCGAAGCGGCCGTCCAGTTTCTTTATCAGCGTGACCTGAATGCCTCCGCCGAGGTGGCCGATCTTCAGGTCTTCTACAAAATGCGCGGCCTCAGCCCCGCCGCCCGCCGCTTCACCGACGTGCTCGTCCCCGGCATTCTCTCCACGCAGGAAGCCATCGACGCCCTCATCAAGGAACACGCCGACAACTACGAACTGCACCGCCTCTCCGCCGTCGACCGCAACATCCTGCGCCTCGCCATTTACGAGATGCTTCATTGCCCCGACGTGCCGCCCGTTGTCTCGATCAACGAGGCCATCGAGATCGCCAAGAAATACAGCACCGACGAGTCCGGCCGGTTCGTGAATGGCGTGCTCGACCGCATCCGCACGAAGCTCCCCCGCCCCGCCCGCACCGCCGCGGCGAAGGCCGACTGACCCGCACCCGTCCTCGCGTGGCCTTCGGTTTCTTCAAATCCCTCGTCGATAAATTTGCGGGCAAGCCCGTCGATTGGGACGACCTCGAGGAAAGCCTCATCCGCGCCGACCTCGGCGTGCCGATGACGCTTCGCATCCTCGAGGCCCTCCGCGCCCGCGGCGACGCCCTTACCGCGCGCACCGTCGTCGAAGTCGCGCGCAACGAGATTCTCGAGGTCCTGCCCCTCGGCTCGCCGCCCATCCGCCCGCTGCCGAATCGGCCGAAGGCCATCATGCTCGTCGGCGTGAACGGCACCGGCAAGACCACCTCCGCCGCGAAGCTCGCGCATGCTCTCAAGCGCGACCGCCACACCGCCCTGCTCGTCGCCGCGGATACCTTTCGCGCGGCCGCCATCGAGCAACTTGGCGTCTGGGGCGAGCGCATCGGCGTCGAGGTCGTCAAAGGCCAATACAACGGCGACTCCGCCGCGTTGTGTTACGACGCCTACGCCACCGCCCACCGGCGCAACGTCGAGTTCCTCATCTGCGATACCGCCGGCCGCCTGCACACCAAGAGCAACCTCATGCAGGAGCTCTCGAAGGTCACCCGCACGCTTGCGAAACACGACCCCGACGCCCCGCAC contains these protein-coding regions:
- the ftsY gene encoding signal recognition particle-docking protein FtsY; protein product: MAFGFFKSLVDKFAGKPVDWDDLEESLIRADLGVPMTLRILEALRARGDALTARTVVEVARNEILEVLPLGSPPIRPLPNRPKAIMLVGVNGTGKTTSAAKLAHALKRDRHTALLVAADTFRAAAIEQLGVWGERIGVEVVKGQYNGDSAALCYDAYATAHRRNVEFLICDTAGRLHTKSNLMQELSKVTRTLAKHDPDAPHEKLLVVDATTGTNALVQAKQFHEAVGLTGIIVTKLDGSGKGGVVVAIQNELGLTPRYIGTGETLEDFAPFDRETFVERML
- the nusB gene encoding transcription antitermination factor NusB, which encodes MGVRREGREAAVQFLYQRDLNASAEVADLQVFYKMRGLSPAARRFTDVLVPGILSTQEAIDALIKEHADNYELHRLSAVDRNILRLAIYEMLHCPDVPPVVSINEAIEIAKKYSTDESGRFVNGVLDRIRTKLPRPARTAAAKAD
- the ribH gene encoding 6,7-dimethyl-8-ribityllumazine synthase; protein product: MSKALPIRPRIAAKAKNAFALVVSRYNGEFTSALEREARAELLAIDPGATIETFDAPGSFEVPLIVKLLAERRQYHAILALGIILKGETAHADLIAASITNSLQQIALSHNVPVIHEVLLVNNEAQAHARCLEPELNRGREAARAAASAVETVQAIITT